In one window of Poriferisphaera corsica DNA:
- a CDS encoding prenyltransferase/squalene oxidase repeat-containing protein codes for MMINLKRLGLQMMAGVLGIVVMAGSVMGADAEHVEKGEAAIAKGVAFLKGTQNADGSWTPQPGPGITAMAMQVMIDDPHVGLDDPSVLKALGYVLSKAQPNGSIADGDFLTNYNTSICLSALSRLKGDPKIDAVMKRAQDYLKSIQWAGQLDPNGKVIDKDHPYYGGAGYGKHGRPDMSNTQFMLQALHDSGLSSDDEAFQRALVFISRHQGVESNEMFKNGELALEGGFVYAVSLNKDNIGVPQSKASPEMEDEAKAGRPVSGLRAYGSMTYAGFKSLLYAGLTKNDPRVVAAYNWMRENYTFEQNPGMPEKVKLQGLFYYYMAAARALRVWGQEELVTPEGAKNWGNDLIDQLVSVQAADGSWINSADRWMEDDANLVTAYSLMSLQNATYPRSGGAGQE; via the coding sequence ATGATGATAAATTTGAAACGATTGGGTTTGCAGATGATGGCTGGGGTATTGGGGATTGTGGTGATGGCGGGGAGTGTGATGGGGGCGGATGCGGAGCATGTTGAGAAAGGGGAAGCAGCAATTGCGAAGGGTGTTGCGTTCTTAAAGGGAACACAGAATGCGGATGGGTCGTGGACACCGCAGCCTGGGCCGGGGATTACGGCGATGGCGATGCAGGTGATGATTGATGACCCTCATGTTGGGTTAGACGATCCGAGTGTATTGAAAGCGCTTGGGTATGTATTGAGCAAGGCGCAGCCGAATGGGTCGATTGCGGATGGAGACTTTTTAACGAACTACAACACGTCGATTTGTTTGTCGGCATTGTCGCGTCTAAAAGGTGATCCGAAGATTGATGCGGTGATGAAAAGAGCACAGGATTACCTGAAGAGTATTCAGTGGGCGGGGCAGCTTGATCCGAATGGGAAAGTGATTGACAAGGATCATCCGTACTATGGTGGCGCGGGGTATGGAAAGCATGGCCGACCTGATATGAGTAACACGCAGTTTATGCTGCAGGCTTTGCATGATTCGGGATTGAGTTCTGATGATGAAGCATTTCAGCGGGCGCTCGTGTTTATTAGCCGACATCAGGGGGTTGAGAGCAATGAGATGTTTAAGAATGGGGAGTTAGCATTGGAAGGCGGGTTTGTTTATGCGGTGAGTTTGAACAAAGACAATATTGGTGTGCCTCAGAGTAAGGCCTCACCGGAGATGGAGGATGAAGCGAAAGCAGGCCGACCGGTGTCGGGCTTGCGAGCCTATGGTTCGATGACGTATGCGGGGTTCAAGTCGCTGCTGTATGCGGGGCTGACGAAGAACGATCCGCGTGTTGTAGCGGCATATAACTGGATGCGTGAAAACTATACGTTCGAACAGAACCCGGGGATGCCGGAGAAGGTGAAACTCCAGGGGCTGTTTTATTACTACATGGCTGCGGCGCGGGCATTGCGTGTTTGGGGGCAGGAAGAATTGGTCACACCTGAAGGTGCAAAAAATTGGGGCAATGATTTGATTGATCAGCTTGTGTCGGTACAAGCGGCAGATGGATCATGGATAAATTCGGCAGACCGTTGGATGGAGGATGATGCAAATCTTGTGACGGCGTACTCGCTGATGAGTTTGCAGAATGCTACGTATCCAAGATCTGGTGGCGCGGGTCAGGAGTAG
- a CDS encoding P-II family nitrogen regulator, with protein sequence MKMIVAVIQPEKLDEVRQALIDTGISRVTVTRVTGHGRQEDIDLYRGQEVVPDLLTKVRLEVALNDAFVEPAIEAICKAAKNNGGKIGDGKIFVLPLEKVVRIRTGETGGDAV encoded by the coding sequence ATGAAAATGATTGTTGCGGTGATCCAGCCGGAAAAATTGGATGAGGTCAGACAAGCATTAATTGATACAGGCATTAGCCGTGTTACCGTCACACGGGTAACTGGGCATGGAAGGCAGGAGGATATTGATTTGTATCGCGGACAGGAGGTTGTGCCTGATCTGCTGACCAAAGTAAGATTAGAGGTTGCGCTCAATGACGCTTTTGTAGAGCCTGCAATAGAGGCGATCTGTAAAGCAGCGAAAAATAATGGCGGGAAGATTGGTGACGGAAAGATATTTGTGTTGCCATTGGAGAAGGTGGTGAGAATTCGTACTGGGGAGACGGGGGGTGATGCGGTATAG
- a CDS encoding ABC transporter substrate-binding protein: MRINKCLVLIIGLIGLMTSMLSGCGESDRYTDDGKLVIQYWEKWTGFEYDAMKAVVDKYNESQDKVFVEMLPVSQLDSKLLLATAGGNPPDVSGLWSYLVKTFSEKGALTPLDKAMAKRGISTDDYIPVLIDLCQHRGFTWGLPATPATIALHWNKKLFRESGLDPNMAPQSLEELDAMSDALTIVRIEREGKDVEVRFTDLTDTEKEAKNFDLVRVGHLPHVPGWFNTMWVYWFDGDLLEGDRKILADSPENLAALAWYRSYTEKLGVKNVQQFAAGFGNFASPQDAFLSGKVAMVIQGVWMHNFIEKYAPSMEWAAAPFPSVNPKKTPFVTIAECDTLVVPKGAKHPEEAFDFIAFVQKQENMELLCMGQKKFSPLKKVSDDFVSSHPNPYIQTFIDGAWSKDAKTVPKSPIWKEYTSEMGVGYEQVLSLRKTPEDAAKSVQERIQRKLDGMVRRWDAVKTERLEQWANDDTF; the protein is encoded by the coding sequence ATGAGAATAAATAAGTGTTTGGTTCTAATCATTGGATTGATTGGGCTGATGACGAGCATGCTGAGTGGATGTGGCGAGAGTGATCGCTATACCGATGATGGCAAGCTTGTGATTCAGTATTGGGAGAAGTGGACGGGCTTCGAGTACGACGCCATGAAGGCGGTGGTTGACAAGTACAATGAGTCTCAGGACAAGGTCTTTGTCGAGATGCTGCCGGTGAGCCAACTAGACAGCAAGTTGTTGCTGGCGACGGCTGGTGGGAACCCGCCTGACGTATCGGGGTTGTGGTCATATCTGGTTAAAACATTCTCTGAGAAAGGCGCTTTAACACCGCTGGACAAGGCGATGGCAAAGCGTGGCATCTCAACCGATGATTACATTCCGGTATTGATCGATTTGTGCCAACATCGAGGATTTACGTGGGGACTGCCTGCAACACCTGCGACAATTGCGCTACATTGGAACAAAAAGCTCTTCCGAGAATCTGGGCTCGATCCAAATATGGCGCCACAGTCGCTGGAAGAATTGGATGCGATGTCGGATGCACTTACTATCGTACGGATAGAGCGTGAAGGCAAAGATGTCGAAGTTCGGTTTACTGACTTAACTGATACTGAGAAAGAGGCAAAAAATTTCGATCTCGTACGAGTTGGACATTTACCGCACGTTCCGGGCTGGTTCAATACGATGTGGGTGTATTGGTTTGACGGCGATTTGCTGGAAGGCGACCGAAAAATACTAGCAGATAGCCCTGAAAATCTTGCCGCTCTGGCTTGGTATCGGAGTTATACGGAGAAACTCGGCGTCAAGAATGTGCAGCAGTTTGCGGCTGGTTTTGGGAACTTTGCCTCACCGCAAGATGCGTTTCTCTCAGGCAAAGTGGCGATGGTGATTCAGGGTGTTTGGATGCACAACTTTATTGAAAAATATGCTCCAAGTATGGAATGGGCAGCGGCACCGTTCCCTTCTGTTAATCCCAAAAAAACACCATTTGTAACGATTGCCGAATGCGACACGTTGGTTGTGCCTAAGGGTGCAAAGCATCCCGAAGAAGCATTTGATTTTATCGCGTTTGTACAGAAGCAAGAGAATATGGAATTGCTTTGTATGGGACAGAAGAAATTCTCGCCATTGAAAAAGGTGAGTGATGATTTTGTGAGCTCGCATCCGAATCCATACATCCAAACATTCATCGATGGTGCGTGGAGTAAGGATGCAAAGACTGTGCCAAAATCTCCGATCTGGAAGGAGTACACAAGTGAAATGGGCGTTGGTTACGAGCAGGTTCTTTCATTGAGAAAAACACCTGAAGATGCTGCCAAGTCTGTGCAAGAACGGATTCAGAGAAAACTCGACGGCATGGTACGTCGTTGGGATGCAGTAAAAACCGAAAGATTGGAGCAGTGGGCTAACGATGACACGTTTTGA
- a CDS encoding GNAT family N-acetyltransferase, protein MNITIEPMNDSHITAYHHVLNTVCRERRYLIHTQAPSLDELAIEINTALASNNAQFIAVAHNTETSRNHLVGWCQITPNQEEGFTHIGSLSLGVLPNYRSRGIGRKLLQATLNHAHDQGLTRIEADIFASNIPCIRLLESFLFAHEGFKERARFLDGNYDSLVSMALISNVVAPN, encoded by the coding sequence ATGAACATCACCATTGAACCCATGAACGATTCGCACATCACCGCGTATCATCACGTTCTCAACACAGTCTGCCGTGAACGCCGTTATCTTATCCACACGCAAGCTCCAAGCCTCGATGAACTTGCCATAGAAATCAATACGGCTTTAGCGTCAAACAATGCTCAATTTATCGCTGTCGCGCACAACACTGAAACCTCTCGCAATCATCTTGTCGGGTGGTGCCAGATTACTCCCAACCAAGAAGAAGGCTTCACGCACATCGGCTCGCTTTCGCTCGGCGTTCTTCCAAACTATCGCTCACGAGGTATCGGCCGAAAACTATTACAAGCCACACTCAATCACGCGCACGACCAGGGACTCACGCGTATCGAGGCCGACATCTTCGCCTCAAATATCCCCTGCATTCGCCTACTTGAATCCTTCCTCTTTGCACATGAAGGTTTTAAAGAGCGTGCACGTTTTCTCGACGGCAACTACGATTCCCTCGTCTCCATGGCTCTCATCTCCAACGTCGTTGCGCCTAATTAG
- a CDS encoding nitric-oxide reductase large subunit, with translation MRYVKLWIAFGLVIVLSFMVLGYYGLEIYRKAPPVPRAFVTANNEVVATEQDIKNGQNVWQSIGGQELGSIWGHGAYLAPDWTADLLHRESIYLLHLWAMESYSKSFSEIGEAEQAILLSRLKKELRANTYDPETGDITISADRVKAYHAMAGYYAALFGDAEEFPEDVRFLADDNRTPPELRDAYAIPANTIRSDERQRQMYAFFFWATWACTTERPQLVNEEVAGISQDGYLSTQPITYTNNWPAEPLIGNRPTGEIIVWSVLSFVLLLAGIGTLSWYYAVLKHRPDDEHVPPKHDPLLAMNPTPSMKATLKYFWVVVAMLLVQMLMGAVTAHYGVEGEGFYNLPLAQWLPYSVTRTWHTQLGIFWIATAWLATGLFIAPAVSGHEPKFQRLGVNFLFVCLVIIVAGSLFGTWYATRQTMSLEMNFWFGHQGYEYVDLGRFWQLFLLIGLFLWLLLMIRAIWPAFKQPGQHKQLLGMFLIASAAIAIFYGAGFMWGRQTNLAVAEYWRWWVVHLWVEGFFEVFATVVIAFLFTRMGLLRTATASAAVIFSCTIFLTGGIIGTFHHLYFTGTPTAVLALGALFSALEIVPLVLIGAEAYESLTLSRATPWVKQYKWPIYFFIAVAFWNLVGAGLFGFLINPPIALYYMQGLNTTSVHAHTALFGVYGMLGMGLTLFCVKGLGTRKIWRTGSLAFGFWAINIGLALMVLISLLPVGLMQTWASVTHGLWYARSAEFLQSDLMDNLRWLRVVGDTIFAIGILAFAWFIFGLVFGWSTRGEREDEIES, from the coding sequence ATGCGCTATGTCAAACTATGGATTGCCTTCGGGTTGGTGATTGTGCTGTCGTTTATGGTTCTGGGGTATTACGGACTTGAGATCTATCGCAAGGCGCCGCCGGTGCCAAGAGCGTTTGTGACAGCGAATAACGAGGTTGTGGCGACAGAGCAGGATATAAAAAATGGGCAGAATGTATGGCAATCGATCGGCGGGCAGGAGCTGGGGAGTATCTGGGGGCATGGCGCTTATTTAGCGCCGGACTGGACGGCTGACCTGCTGCATCGTGAGAGTATCTATTTACTGCATTTGTGGGCGATGGAATCGTACTCGAAATCATTCAGCGAAATTGGCGAAGCTGAACAGGCAATACTGCTTTCAAGGTTAAAAAAAGAACTGCGGGCGAATACATACGACCCTGAAACGGGGGATATTACGATCAGTGCAGATCGTGTGAAGGCGTATCATGCAATGGCTGGGTATTACGCAGCATTATTTGGAGATGCAGAAGAATTTCCGGAGGATGTGCGATTTTTGGCAGATGATAATCGGACGCCGCCAGAGCTACGAGATGCGTATGCGATTCCGGCGAACACGATTCGTTCGGATGAAAGACAGCGACAGATGTACGCGTTTTTTTTCTGGGCGACATGGGCATGTACGACGGAACGGCCACAACTAGTGAACGAGGAGGTCGCGGGGATCAGTCAAGATGGGTACTTGTCGACGCAGCCGATTACTTACACAAATAACTGGCCGGCGGAGCCACTGATTGGAAATCGGCCTACCGGTGAGATCATCGTGTGGTCGGTACTTAGTTTTGTGTTGCTATTAGCTGGTATTGGGACGCTATCATGGTATTACGCTGTGCTAAAACACCGGCCGGATGATGAGCATGTTCCGCCGAAGCACGACCCGCTGTTGGCGATGAATCCAACACCTTCGATGAAGGCGACGCTGAAATATTTTTGGGTTGTGGTAGCGATGTTATTGGTGCAGATGTTGATGGGGGCGGTGACGGCGCACTACGGGGTTGAGGGTGAGGGTTTTTACAATTTACCTTTAGCCCAATGGTTGCCTTATTCGGTGACGCGGACGTGGCATACACAGTTGGGGATCTTCTGGATTGCGACGGCGTGGCTGGCGACAGGTTTGTTTATCGCGCCGGCGGTGTCGGGGCATGAGCCTAAATTTCAAAGGCTGGGTGTGAACTTTTTGTTTGTGTGTCTGGTGATCATTGTTGCGGGTTCGCTGTTTGGAACGTGGTATGCAACACGACAGACGATGAGTTTAGAGATGAACTTCTGGTTTGGTCATCAGGGTTATGAATATGTTGATTTGGGACGTTTTTGGCAGTTGTTTTTACTCATAGGATTGTTCTTGTGGTTGTTGTTGATGATACGTGCGATTTGGCCGGCGTTTAAACAGCCAGGGCAGCATAAGCAGTTGCTGGGCATGTTCTTGATTGCGTCTGCGGCGATTGCGATCTTTTATGGTGCGGGGTTCATGTGGGGTCGTCAGACGAATTTGGCGGTGGCGGAGTATTGGCGTTGGTGGGTGGTGCACCTTTGGGTTGAAGGATTCTTTGAGGTATTCGCGACGGTTGTGATTGCGTTCTTGTTTACCAGGATGGGATTGCTGCGAACGGCGACGGCTTCTGCGGCAGTGATCTTCTCATGTACGATCTTCTTGACGGGCGGGATCATTGGTACGTTCCACCATTTGTATTTCACGGGTACGCCGACGGCAGTACTGGCGTTGGGGGCGTTGTTTAGTGCGTTAGAAATTGTGCCTTTGGTATTGATTGGTGCGGAGGCGTATGAAAGTTTGACGTTGAGTCGGGCGACGCCTTGGGTGAAGCAGTATAAGTGGCCGATCTATTTCTTTATCGCGGTTGCGTTCTGGAATCTGGTCGGGGCGGGACTGTTTGGGTTCCTGATTAATCCGCCGATTGCGTTGTATTACATGCAAGGGCTGAATACGACATCGGTGCATGCTCATACGGCGTTGTTTGGTGTGTATGGGATGCTGGGGATGGGGCTGACGTTGTTCTGTGTGAAGGGATTGGGTACTCGGAAAATCTGGCGAACGGGATCGCTGGCGTTTGGGTTCTGGGCCATCAATATTGGATTGGCGTTGATGGTATTGATTTCGCTGTTGCCGGTGGGTCTGATGCAGACATGGGCGAGTGTGACGCATGGGTTGTGGTATGCAAGGAGTGCGGAATTTTTGCAATCAGATCTGATGGACAATCTGAGATGGTTGCGAGTCGTGGGTGACACGATATTTGCGATTGGCATTTTGGCCTTTGCGTGGTTCATTTTTGGACTGGTATTTGGCTGGTCGACCCGAGGCGAAAGGGAGGATGAGATCGAATCTTAA
- a CDS encoding heavy metal translocating P-type ATPase: protein MAQVAGAQMDLEEAHGQDHGHDHDHEHHHPVESEQKIDFKIKLVLVGGMMLITAAVARYVFDTQIQSDILAAIAAVVLGGPIVIDAFKAMITGKCPHDHGIEGCDHDHDHEGGAHMEELVALAIIAAFARYEYLECGAVAFFMLIASFIEHRTAVGAQQQIEALIRITPTRARRLLEGGGEEEIDAAKLEPGDMVIVRPGDKIPGDGTIQKGNSAINQANITGESVPVEKSVGDEAFSGTINETGVLHIEITRAGKDSTLGRVQDLITQASATKPVVVRMLDRYAGYYTPVVLMIAAIVWFFTQDLDTCITLLLIACPCAIILAAPTAMVAALSSASRLGVYVKTVSDLEIARFVSAIVFDKTGTLTVGELNVTKLNPAEGISGGDLLQTCAAAEIGSKHPVAKAVVRMSTKAQLDLPEAINFEEVTGRGVKAEINGHQVLVGREAFLEDEGIDSTGLDMQSSEGMSLLFVARDGKIMGWVGLEDKVRAGASVVMDELEEFGVKRRVMITGDRRSPALRVAQELHLTDFESEALPGDKLELVKMLKSKGHTVAVIGDGVNDGPALAAGDVSIAMGAAGSDVAIHTATIALMNNNLNRIPFLLNLSKKTVTVIRQNLLGTLLYILAMVAALFGLGIVTPLVAAIAHGVSSIIVVFNSARLVREGENVVDHEPVESSAPAKRKRGIERVEKTAPVQAVTA, encoded by the coding sequence ATGGCGCAGGTTGCAGGAGCTCAGATGGATCTTGAAGAAGCTCACGGCCAAGATCACGGCCACGATCATGATCACGAGCATCATCATCCAGTAGAGAGCGAACAGAAGATCGATTTCAAGATCAAGCTGGTGTTGGTTGGCGGGATGATGCTGATCACGGCAGCGGTGGCGCGCTATGTGTTTGACACACAGATACAGTCGGACATCTTGGCGGCAATTGCTGCGGTGGTGCTGGGCGGGCCTATTGTGATCGACGCGTTCAAGGCGATGATTACGGGCAAGTGTCCACATGACCATGGTATTGAAGGTTGTGACCACGACCATGACCATGAGGGCGGCGCTCATATGGAAGAATTGGTGGCGCTTGCGATTATCGCGGCCTTTGCACGCTACGAGTATTTGGAATGTGGCGCGGTCGCCTTCTTCATGCTGATTGCATCATTTATTGAGCACCGAACGGCTGTTGGCGCACAGCAGCAGATCGAAGCATTGATCCGCATCACGCCGACTCGAGCGAGACGATTGCTTGAAGGTGGCGGCGAAGAAGAAATTGATGCGGCAAAACTTGAGCCGGGCGATATGGTGATTGTGCGTCCTGGTGATAAGATCCCGGGCGACGGTACGATTCAAAAAGGCAACAGTGCGATTAATCAGGCGAATATTACGGGGGAGAGTGTGCCTGTTGAGAAGTCGGTGGGTGACGAGGCTTTTAGCGGCACGATTAATGAGACGGGTGTGCTGCATATTGAGATTACAAGAGCGGGTAAGGATTCGACTTTAGGCCGCGTGCAGGATTTGATCACACAGGCGTCAGCGACGAAGCCTGTGGTTGTGCGTATGCTGGATAGGTATGCGGGCTATTACACACCCGTTGTGTTGATGATTGCAGCGATTGTGTGGTTCTTCACACAGGATTTAGATACATGTATCACGCTACTGCTGATTGCATGTCCTTGTGCGATTATTCTTGCGGCACCAACGGCGATGGTAGCGGCGCTTTCGAGTGCGTCCCGTCTGGGTGTTTATGTCAAGACGGTTTCGGACTTGGAAATTGCACGTTTTGTCAGCGCTATTGTTTTTGACAAAACTGGCACATTAACGGTTGGCGAATTGAATGTTACAAAGCTGAACCCTGCTGAAGGGATTAGCGGGGGTGACCTGCTGCAAACTTGTGCGGCAGCTGAGATTGGGTCAAAACACCCGGTCGCCAAAGCAGTGGTTCGCATGAGTACGAAGGCTCAACTGGATCTGCCGGAAGCCATTAATTTTGAGGAAGTAACTGGCCGCGGCGTCAAAGCAGAAATCAATGGCCATCAGGTTCTGGTTGGGCGTGAAGCGTTCCTCGAGGATGAAGGGATTGATAGCACTGGCTTGGATATGCAATCTAGTGAAGGGATGAGCTTGCTGTTTGTCGCTCGTGACGGGAAGATCATGGGCTGGGTTGGTCTTGAAGATAAGGTCAGAGCTGGCGCATCGGTCGTCATGGATGAGCTGGAGGAATTTGGCGTGAAACGCCGCGTAATGATTACTGGTGACAGAAGGTCGCCAGCGTTGCGTGTCGCTCAGGAACTGCATTTGACTGACTTTGAATCCGAGGCTTTGCCGGGTGATAAACTTGAGCTGGTGAAGATGCTCAAGAGTAAAGGTCATACAGTTGCAGTGATTGGTGATGGTGTGAATGATGGCCCTGCCCTCGCGGCGGGCGACGTTTCGATTGCAATGGGTGCTGCTGGTTCTGACGTTGCGATTCATACGGCGACGATTGCGTTGATGAATAATAACCTGAACCGTATCCCATTCTTGCTGAATCTGAGTAAGAAAACTGTGACTGTGATTCGGCAGAATCTGCTGGGTACGTTGCTGTATATTCTTGCGATGGTCGCGGCGTTGTTTGGGTTGGGCATTGTGACGCCGTTAGTTGCGGCGATTGCACACGGTGTCAGCTCGATTATTGTTGTGTTTAACAGTGCACGGCTGGTACGCGAAGGCGAAAACGTCGTCGATCATGAACCTGTTGAATCATCGGCTCCTGCGAAGAGAAAGCGTGGGATCGAACGCGTTGAGAAGACTGCACCAGTTCAAGCGGTCACAGCGTAA
- a CDS encoding ammonium transporter has product MKTLGYKVSLAVCVIALFGLSDVGLAQSTGEVADKVISDAGEVNQAGKLVIDTGTTAWMLVSTALVLLMVPGLALFYGGLVRTKNVLGTMMHSFVAMGIIGLSWAVVGYAMCFGETTLGGLIGWNSDYLMLSGLDSGPRALYDIGGGLAIPSLVFAMFQGKFAIITPALIAGAFAERVRFRGYCLFILLWSLVIYAPLCHWIWGGGFLTGYAIDFAGGTVIHISAGVAGLVTALYFGARKGYPRTAMHPNSLVLTLLGAGLLWVGWFGFNAGSSVSSSLTTARALTVTQIAAATGAVVWILIESVHLRKATSLGLVSGILAGLVAITPAAGDVPPYGAVVLGALGALISYGAVVLKGKLGYDDTLDVFGIHGVAGLVGAIGLTFVLREVPEHGLMTQLWYQIEGALVSIVYAGIMTYLLIVLIDKTIGFRMNEREESAGMDHVLHGEHGYGLLNLN; this is encoded by the coding sequence ATGAAAACATTGGGATACAAGGTGAGCCTGGCGGTGTGCGTGATTGCACTGTTTGGGCTTAGTGATGTCGGGCTGGCACAGTCGACGGGAGAAGTGGCTGACAAGGTGATCAGTGATGCAGGTGAGGTCAATCAGGCTGGGAAGCTTGTGATTGATACGGGCACAACAGCGTGGATGCTGGTGAGTACGGCATTAGTGCTGTTGATGGTGCCGGGATTGGCGCTATTTTACGGGGGTTTGGTTCGCACAAAGAATGTGCTTGGGACGATGATGCACAGCTTTGTGGCCATGGGGATCATTGGTTTAAGCTGGGCGGTTGTTGGTTATGCGATGTGCTTTGGCGAGACGACTTTAGGGGGATTGATTGGTTGGAATAGTGACTATCTGATGCTTAGTGGTCTGGATAGTGGGCCGAGAGCGTTGTATGACATTGGCGGTGGACTTGCGATTCCATCGCTGGTGTTTGCGATGTTCCAAGGAAAGTTTGCGATTATTACGCCGGCATTGATTGCGGGCGCATTTGCGGAACGTGTTAGGTTTCGCGGGTACTGTCTGTTTATTCTGCTGTGGAGTTTGGTGATTTACGCACCACTTTGCCACTGGATCTGGGGCGGCGGATTCTTAACGGGTTACGCGATTGACTTTGCTGGTGGGACTGTGATTCATATCTCTGCTGGTGTTGCGGGGCTGGTGACAGCGCTCTATTTCGGTGCTCGCAAGGGGTACCCGAGAACTGCGATGCATCCAAACAGTTTGGTATTGACGCTTTTGGGTGCTGGCCTACTTTGGGTTGGGTGGTTTGGTTTTAACGCAGGCAGCTCAGTATCGAGCAGCTTGACGACTGCTCGTGCTCTGACTGTGACTCAGATTGCTGCGGCGACAGGTGCGGTTGTATGGATCCTCATTGAGAGTGTGCACTTGCGTAAGGCAACAAGCTTGGGGTTGGTCTCGGGGATTTTAGCGGGCCTGGTTGCGATCACACCTGCAGCGGGCGATGTGCCGCCTTATGGGGCGGTGGTTCTGGGAGCACTTGGCGCGTTGATTAGTTACGGCGCGGTGGTTTTGAAAGGGAAGCTAGGTTACGACGACACGTTGGACGTGTTTGGTATTCATGGCGTCGCGGGGTTAGTGGGAGCGATTGGTTTGACGTTTGTGCTGCGTGAAGTGCCGGAACACGGATTGATGACGCAGTTATGGTATCAGATTGAAGGAGCGTTAGTGAGTATCGTTTACGCGGGGATTATGACCTACCTCTTAATCGTGCTGATTGATAAGACGATCGGTTTCAGAATGAACGAACGTGAAGAGAGTGCGGGGATGGATCACGTGCTGCACGGCGAACATGGTTATGGGTTATTGAACTTGAACTAA
- a CDS encoding carbohydrate ABC transporter permease, with amino-acid sequence MNYVDMFFDEVFWKALWNTLKFSMFAIPLGMVVSLLVAVMLNQQIVGRPMFRTIYFLPSLVPIIASSMIWMWLFNGQHGLVNFGLDKIGIDGPNWLNDARWAMPSLILMSLWGVGNQIVIYLAALQDVPRHLYESAELDGANGLQRLLHVTMPMISPVIYFNMVMGIIGSIQVFVQPFIMFPNGGPDRSALFFAVYLYDNAFSFLNMGYACAMAWVMFLIVLGLTLLATQLTKRFVHYAGA; translated from the coding sequence ATGAACTATGTGGATATGTTCTTCGATGAAGTATTCTGGAAAGCACTCTGGAACACGTTGAAATTCTCAATGTTTGCTATCCCGTTAGGGATGGTCGTTTCATTGCTTGTTGCGGTGATGCTGAACCAGCAGATCGTTGGTCGTCCAATGTTTCGAACGATTTACTTTTTGCCCTCGCTTGTTCCAATCATTGCAAGTTCGATGATCTGGATGTGGCTGTTTAATGGCCAACATGGCTTAGTTAACTTTGGTTTAGATAAAATTGGTATTGACGGGCCTAATTGGCTGAATGACGCAAGATGGGCAATGCCATCGCTGATTCTCATGTCGCTTTGGGGCGTGGGAAATCAGATTGTTATTTATCTTGCAGCATTGCAGGACGTACCGCGACACTTATATGAGTCAGCAGAGCTAGATGGCGCGAATGGTTTGCAGCGATTGTTGCATGTCACAATGCCAATGATATCACCTGTGATTTACTTCAATATGGTGATGGGAATAATTGGTTCTATTCAAGTGTTTGTGCAACCATTTATCATGTTTCCAAATGGTGGTCCAGACCGATCGGCACTGTTTTTTGCGGTGTATCTATACGACAACGCGTTCTCATTCTTGAATATGGGTTATGCGTGTGCGATGGCATGGGTGATGTTTTTGATTGTGCTAGGTCTTACGCTCCTGGCGACGCAACTAACGAAGCGTTTTGTACATTATGCGGGAGCTTGA